Proteins encoded by one window of Glycine soja cultivar W05 chromosome 15, ASM419377v2, whole genome shotgun sequence:
- the LOC114388170 gene encoding peroxidase 54-like, with protein sequence MYQDQNVPLGRRDSLTANRTLANQNLPAPFFTLDKLKAAFAVQGLNTLDLVTLSGGHTFGRARCSTFINRLYNFNNTGNPGPTLNTTYLELLRARCPQNATENNLTSLDLTTPDQFDNRYYSNLQQLNGLLQSDQELFSTPGADTIPIVNSFISNQNTFFANFRVSMIKMGNIGVLTGDEGEIRSQCNFVNY encoded by the exons ATGTATCAGGATCAAAACG TTCCATTAGGAAGAAGGGATAGCTTAACAGCAAACCGAACTCTTGCAAATCAAAATCTTCCAGCACCCTTCTTCACATTGGATAAACTCAAAGCTGCCTTTGCTGTTCAAGGTCTCAACACCCTTGATTTAGTTACACTCTCAG GTGGTCATACGTTTGGAAGAGCTCGTTGCAGTACATTCATTAACCGATTATACAACTTCAACAACACTGGAAACCCTGGTCCAACTCTGAACACAACTTACTTAGAACTATTGCGTGCGAGATGCCCCCAGAATGCAACTGAGAATAACCTCACCAGTTTGGACCTGACCACACCTGATCAATTTGACAACAGATACTACTCCAATCTTCAGCAGCTAAATGGCTTGCTTCAGAGTGACCAAGAACTTTTCTCCACTCCTGGTGCTGATACTATTCCCATTGTCAACAGCTTCATCAGTAACCAGAATACTTTCTTTGCCAACTTTAGAGTTTCAATGATAAAAATGGGTAATATTGGAGTTCTGACTGGGGATGAAGGAGAAATTCGCTCGCAATGTAATTTTGTGAATTACTGA